One genomic region from Falco rusticolus isolate bFalRus1 chromosome 19, bFalRus1.pri, whole genome shotgun sequence encodes:
- the LOC119159192 gene encoding putative small proline-rich protein 5 encodes MCSRRSCHSHETSCHESHSPCHDSGPSCHDSRPSCHYTIQRQPVQKYNYVTPCCPPVQTYCPPVQRYCPPMQSYCPPVQRYCPPAPYCPQYTKNICKLPPTYPKY; translated from the coding sequence ATGTGCTCCCGCAGGTCCTGCCACAGCCACGAAACCTCCTGCCACGAATCCCACTCCCCCTGCCATGACTCGGGGCCCTCCTGCCACGACTCCCGGCCCTCCTGCCATTACACCATCCAGAGGCAGCCCGTGCAGAAGTACAACTACGTGACGCCCTGCTGCCCCCCGGTGCAGACCTATTGCCCCCCTGTGCAGCGCTATTGCCCCCCCATGCAGAGCTATTGCCCCCCGGTGCAGCGCTATTGCCCCCCGGCCCCCTACTGCCCCCAGTACACCAAGAACATCTGCAAGCTGCCACCGACGTACCCCAAGTACTAG